The following proteins are encoded in a genomic region of Moorena sp. SIOASIH:
- the sufR gene encoding iron-sulfur cluster biosynthesis transcriptional regulator SufR, which yields MMPTQQTSTKRDILQYLLKQDRARAQELATAIGVSPQAIRRHLKELEAEELIEYKAVQIGMGRPQHIYHLSHKGRDRFPHHYGEFSVSLLDTMTETLGREQTSTILQKQWQRKAQEYRECIGNGTVRERVAKLVELRRLEGYMAEWHTLESGNLNNGVREQYILTEYNCAISNVAESYPSVCGHELEMFAAVLPDCTVERTHWLNNGEHQCGYLIKGRLNK from the coding sequence ATGATGCCTACTCAGCAAACTTCTACCAAGCGAGACATCCTACAATATCTCCTCAAACAGGATCGAGCAAGAGCCCAGGAGTTAGCCACAGCCATAGGGGTTAGCCCCCAAGCTATTCGACGTCATCTCAAAGAATTGGAGGCAGAAGAGCTAATTGAGTACAAAGCTGTTCAAATTGGTATGGGGCGTCCTCAACATATCTATCACCTCTCTCACAAAGGACGCGATCGCTTTCCCCATCATTACGGAGAGTTTTCCGTTTCCCTGCTCGATACCATGACAGAAACCTTGGGTCGTGAACAGACTAGCACGATTCTACAAAAGCAATGGCAACGTAAAGCTCAAGAATACCGGGAGTGTATCGGGAATGGTACAGTGCGAGAGCGAGTAGCCAAGTTAGTAGAACTGCGTAGACTAGAAGGTTATATGGCAGAGTGGCACACCCTAGAATCAGGTAATTTAAATAATGGGGTTAGGGAGCAGTATATTTTAACCGAATACAATTGTGCTATTTCCAACGTTGCCGAATCTTACCCCAGTGTCTGTGGTCATGAATTGGAAATGTTTGCCGCCGTATTGCCAGATTGTACAGTGGAACGTACTCACTGGCTCAATAATGGAGAGCATCAGTGCGGTTATTTAATCAAAGGGCGACTAAATAAGTGA